From Lycium ferocissimum isolate CSIRO_LF1 chromosome 12, AGI_CSIRO_Lferr_CH_V1, whole genome shotgun sequence, one genomic window encodes:
- the LOC132039642 gene encoding protein SICKLE-like, with product MEESEKRKERLKAMRMEASQSGNYNETANSSMGSSSFGLTNPLIDSPVGKTESYVMQRPRFDYYTDPMAAFSANKRSNNNVSPQVNQQCYTPPPRPRHPQYPQSPIYAARGNYPVDQRPQSQGVHNTFNPRGNPGQNSPVGTPQIRSPNAWDSSFGTSNNYFPPNSSPGGNFASPGFHQGGRPSFNYGQGSAQPASGYRGSPYQGSGYRGSPNQRSAHRSSPYQGSGQGRSQWRGNNSSPGSFRSGGRGRGSHGCTSSAESRPDLYYSKSMVEDPWEELKPVIWKPLKPDWLPPSISAKKAKLPDDPVKSIPQQSLAEYLSASFNEAASSEAGNAGSGS from the exons ATGGAAGAGTcagaaaagagaaaggaaagactAAAAGCTATGAGAATGGAAGCTTCACAAAGTGGAAATTACAATGAAACTGCTAATAGTTCTATGGGTTCATCATCTTTTGGTCTTACAAATCCTTTAATTGATTCTCCTGTAGGGAAAACTGAAAGTTATGTTATGCAAAGACCAAGATTTGACTATTATACTGACCCCATGGCTGCTTTTTCTGCTAATAAAAGGAGTAACAACAATGTTAGCCCTCAGGTTAATCAACAGTGTTACACACCCCCTCCAA GACCAAGGCACCCTCAGTACCCCCAGTCTCCAATTTATGCTGCTCGAGGCAACTATCCCGTAGATCAGAGACCGCAGTCACAAGGAGTCCATAATACTTTTAATCCTCGTGGAAACCCTGGGCAAAATAGTCCTGTTGGCACACCACAAATTCGCTCCCCTAATGCATGGGATAGCTCTTTTGGCACATCTAACAACTACTTTCCACCTAATTCTTCACCAGGTGGCAACTTTGCCAGTCCTGGCTTTCATCAAGGTGGAAGACCTAGTTTTAATTATGGACAAGGTAGCGCGCAACCTGCCTCAGGATATAGAGGCAGCCCTTACCAAGGTTCAGGATATAGAGGCAGCCCTAACCAACGTTCAGCGCACAGAAGCAGCCCTTACCAAGGTTCGGGGCAAGGCAGGAGCCAATGGAGGGGTAATAACTCTAGTCCTGGTTCGTTTCGAAGTGGTGGGAGGGGAAGAGGTTCCCATGGATGCACATCATCCGCagagtctagaccagatttgtATTATTCAAAGTCAATGGTAGAAGATCCATGGGAAGAGTTGAAGCCAGTTATCTGGAAGCCATTAAAACCTGACTGGCTTCCACCATCCATTAGCGCAAAAAAGGCCAAATTGCCAGATGATCCAGTAAAATCCATTCCTCAGCAAAGCCTTGCTGAGTATTTGTCTGCCTCATTTAATGAAGCAGCTAGCAGTGAGGCTGGGAATGCTGGATCTGGCAGTTGA